In bacterium, the genomic window CGCTGGATCTACGCCCCGCTGTGGCAGCGGGCGGGTCGGCCGCTAGTCCTCGTAGAGTCGTCGCTCCGGAGGCGGCTCCGGGGCGGGTTTCGGCCGCTTGAAGTCGTCGCGTTTCTCGCAGGTCCGCCAATGCACGAGGTCCGCCGAGACCACCTCGACATCGCCGTCGTGCTCGAGCACTTCCGGCGCCTCGTCGAACGGGATCGGCCGTCCCGCCTCGGTGGCGCACCACCAGATCGCGCGCTGGCAGCCACGGCACTCGCTCGCGCCGCGGCGTCTCGAGCCGCGTGCGCCGTTCACGAGGATGCGGACAGTTTTCGAGGGCATGGGGGCCTCAGTCCGCGTAGGGCGGCAGCGCGACCGTCACGCGGCCGTCCTCGAACCGCAGTTGCGCGTCGGCCATCGCCGCCGCGTCGGCGTTGTGGCTGATGAAGTAGATCCGCTCGAACCCGCCCACCTCGAGCACGCGGCGGAGCATCGGCACGTAGCGCGAAGCGTTCTCCGGGTCGAGCGGGCCCGTCGTCTCGTCGCGCCAGCAGGTCCGGATCGGGTTGCCGTTCCGCGTGTTGATGTAGAGGCTGATGGCGTTCTTGAGGGCTTCGTCCACGACGATCTGTTCGCCGCCGGAGAGGTCGCCGAGGTCCCGCGCGTCGCCGCCCCGCTCGTTGTCGAGCACCTTGACTTCGAAACTCTCCTTGACGCCCTTGCCTGACGCCTTGGCCTCCTGGGTGACGAGCTCCACCGAGAACCTCGGCCCGTAGCAGGACGTGAGCAGGTCGTTGGCAAAGGCCGTGACCGTCGGGCCGGCCGCGTCGATTTCGAGGACCGGCAGGCCGTCCCGCCCGAGCGCCTTGGCGAGCGTCTGCCACTCCAGTAGTTCGGTGTCGATGGCCGTGAGGCGCGTGGAGACGTCGGCGAGGTCCGCCCGGCGTGCGGTCAGGTCGGCTCGGTGCTGCGCCAGCGCCCGCTCGGCGGCGTCGACGTCGGCCAGGGCGCGGGTGGTCTCGTCCCACCGGGCGCGGAGGCCGGTCAGGGTCGCTTGGAGCGTCGCCGCCTGCTGGTTCCCGGCGGCCGTGGCGGCGAGCGCATCCTTGGCCGCGACGTACTGGCCGGCCGCGACAACGAGTGCCGCCTCGGCCGCCGCGACCTCGGCGTCCAGCTTGGCCCGTGCGCTGGCGGCTCGATCATTGACGTTGCCGAGTTCCTCTTCGTAGCGGTCCTGGGCACCGATCCGATCGGCGCCGATGTCCTCGGCGCGGTCGGCGGCGCGCATCTCGGCGGCCTTGATATCAGCCTCGGCCGTCGCCGTCGTCTCGATGCGCTGCTGCTGCAGCTCGTGGATGCGCGCTTCGGCCGCGGCGAGTTTCGGCTCGAGCTTCACGGTCTCGAGCAGGTCGTTGCGCTCGAGCGCGAGCTTCGCCTGCGCCGCGATGGAGATGTCGAGCTTGCCCCTGAGGTCGGCCCGCTCTGCCGCCACGCGCCGCCGCTCGGCCTCTGCCGTCGGGACGGCGGCCGCCGCGGTCTTGAGGTCTGGGATCTTGGCCTCGGCCGCCTTGGCGTTGACCAAGAACTGACACGCGGCGAACTCGCCCGCTCCGCCGCACGGCACCTTTCCGAGCAGCGCGCAGTCGGCCTCGGCCCGCTGGCAGTCCTGCTGTGCCCGCTGGCCCTTGGCGAGGTTGGGCACGAGCACGTCCCGGTCTCTGGTGTCGATCGCCGTGATGGCGTCTCGTAAGTTCTGCTGGACCCGGGCCTCATCGGCGAGGATGACCGCAAGGTCGGCCGCCCGCTTTACGGCGGCGCGGATCGTGTCGGCCATCGCGACGAGGTCCCGGTTGTTCTTGAGGCGCCCGTCGAGCTCCTGCAGCGCGGCCGTGAGCTTCGCGTCGATGGCCGCGCGCTCGTCCTCGAGCGTCCGGCCGCTCTTGGCCTGGCGCGCGTCGAGGTCGACGATGGCGCGGTTGCGGGTGACTTCGATCCGTCGCCGCTCGAGCGTGAGCGCGCCGTCGAGCGCCGAACGGGAGGTGGACAGCCGATCGACCGTGGCCAGGGCGCCCAAGTGCTCGCGTTCGACGACCTGCACCCGCTGGTTGGCGAGGGCGTAGGCGGCGGCCTGGTCGGCGACCGTGGCGAGCTGCGCCTCGGCGTCGGCGATGGCCGCCCTCAGCTCGGTCTGTCGACCGACCGCCGCGACGCCGCAGGCGGTGATTCTCGTCATCTCATCGGCGAGAGCCTGGCCCTGTTCCGGCCCCGTCTGCCCCTGCAGGAAGTCCCGCAGCACGACCAGCTTGTTCCGGCTCGTCTCGGCGAGGCTGGCCGCCTTGCGCGCGATGTCGGCCATCGCCTCGTAGTGGTCGAGGCCGAGCAGCGTGGCGAAAAGCTGCTTCCGGCCCTTGCGGTCCAGCGTGACGAACGAGCCGGCCCGGTTCTGGCTGGCGAAGGCCGAGGCGAGAAGGACGTCGAGCCGCGGGAAGGCTTCGGCAACCGCGATGTCGTAGGTGCTCACTTTCCCGTCATTGACCGGGTCCATTGCGCCGTCGACCGTCTCGCGCGACAGGACGGCTTCGGACAGCCGCCGGACTCCGTCCACGTTGAGGCGGGCGTGATAGCGGGCGCCGTCATCGAACGAGAAGACAGCCTCAACGAACGAGTCGCGGTCGTGCGCGTAGTCCACAATCTCGCCGTCGCGCGACGCGAACCGGCGGTAGAGCGCGGCCAGGGGCGCCTCGAGTAGCGTGCTCTTGCCGGCGCCGTTCGGCCCGACGAGCGCCACGAGGCCGGTCGGGAGTGCGCGGAAGTCGATCACAACCTCGTCGGCGAAGCGGAGGATGCCCTTGACGGTGAGAGCTTCAAGCCGCATGGGACACCTCCTGCCGGGCCAGCGTCTCGAGCGCGGACAGCCGGCTCGTCACGTCGGCGATGATCTGCGCCGGGTCCTGGTGCTCGAGCGCGCCGAGCTTGGCCAGGACGCCGTCGGTGATGGCCGCGTTGGAGACGTTGCCCCACGCCTTGAGCTTGTCCGGCAGGGTGTGCGCCGCGGCGACTTCCGGCGCGCGCAGCGCGCGGTCGGGCACGGCGACCGGCTCGACCTCGAGGCGGAGCGCGTCGGCGAAGCGGGCGCGCACGCTGGCGTGGTCGAGAACTTCGCGCTCGGAGGCCGCGAACGTGTACGTCACCTTGACTTCACAGCCGGCCCACGACTCTGGATAGTCGGCGCTCGGTTCGAGTGTGAAGCCTTCGCGGCTCAGGACGCCGCGCGCCCGGAAGAGGCGCGGTGTGTCGACCGGACGAGACTCGAGTTCATGTTCCCAGGCTCCCCGATCATCGGTGTATCGAATTACTACGGTCCTCTTTGCCTCGTGCTCGCCGAAGTCCATCGGGCAGATCGACCCCGCGTACCACGCGCCGCCGATCTCTTGAGGAGCGTGGATGTGCCCCAGAACCTTCGGCACGTCGCCGAGCAGATCGAGCGCCGCGACGTCGAGTTCTAACTCGCGCCCGATATTCGGTTGGCCGGACGAGACGACGGCCCCGCCGATGTTGATGTGTCCGGCGAACAGAGGCAGGGCCGCGCCCGCGAGGCCAACCCCGAAGCTCCGCAGGATGTCGCGGAGGTACTCGTCGCCGACTTGTAGCGTCTGATCCGCGGTTGTGCCGGCGGCAATCAATCCCCCGCGCGACGGGTACGGCAGGCAGGCGACGGTCAGGATTGCGCTGGTCGGAGTTGGAAGTTGGATGACGATGGGCTGGTCGGCGACGGCAATCGGCCACGCGGCCGAGAGCTTCGAGAAGATCGTGGTGTCCCCGGTCTGTTCGTGATTCCCGACCAGCGCGCAGACGGGTGCTGCGGTAGCCATCCGCTGCAACCGTTCAGCAAGGGCGGCGCGGTCGGCCGGCGAAGAGCGTCCGTGGAACAGGTCGCCAAGGAGCACCCACGCCGCGAGGGCTGGCAGCGCAAGCCCATCATTGATGACCGCGTCGAGCGCGTCGAGCCGCGCCTGATTGCGCGGATGCGTGCTCTGGAGGTGTAAGTCTCCGATCGCGACTATTTCGTGCGTCATGCGCTCCTCCTCGCCGATGGACGCCGACCACCGCGCGACCGCCCGCGCTCGACGCGGTCACGAGTGTTATCCGCCTGGGTCCCGAGATAGAGATGGTCCGGGCGCACACAGGGCGGATTGTCGCAGTGGTGGTTGATTTGCAGACCGGGCGGTATTGGCCCGTTGGCGAGTTCCCATGAGAAGCGATGCGCCAGGACGCGGCGACCGGATACGTTCAGGTGCCCATGACCGAAGTGCCGAGTTGAGCCGGTCCATTCCCAGCAAGCGTCCGTCTTCCTGACCCTGGCCCAGAACCGCTTGACGATGTTCTCGCGGACGAGAACCGCCGAAGGATTGTGCCCGTGAACGTAAATCGCCTGATGTGAGCGGTACTTGGCGAGCGGCAAGACCTGTCCACAGCCGCAGGCGCACAGCGGGGCCTCGGTCAGAGCCGGCCTCGTCTGAGGTCCGTGACCGAGAACGTAGGGCTTCGGCTCGCCCTTGATGTAGCCGAGGCGAGTGCTGCTCTGTGCGGCGATCGTGGTCTTCTGTCCGCACCCGCACTGGCAGAGGCCGCGAGGGATGGTCGTTTCCATCGTCGGCTCCTAGTACTGGCCCGCGATGTCGGCGTCCGTCGGCCCGTCTTCGTCGAGCGGGAGCGACGGCTGTGCGCGGCGCAGTTCGACGATGTCGACCCCCCACTTGCTGTCTGTCGTCGTCACGTCGACCGGCGCCTTCGCCTCCATCAGTTCTTTGGCGAGCTTGCCGACGTTGGTGTCAAAGGTGTGCACCTCGCGGCCGTCCGAGAGGGTGATGAAGTGGCGCGTGTAGGGCTTGCCGCCCTTGCTCGTGATGTTGCCCTGCGCGTCCTTCTTTTCGGCCGTGACGTCCGACTTCAACCTGATGTTGGTGATCGTCGGCCCGGTCGGCTCCGCCGGCTTCGGTGCATCAGCCGGGGCCGCCGACGCCGCCGCGTGGCCGTTGCCGTTCGAGGGCTGCGCCTGGCCCACGAGTTCGCCCGTCGCTGTATCGACCTTCCCGGATGGCGTGTTGACCGTCTCGACGCGCTTCGCCTCCACGACGATGTCGTCCGCCCGACCCGCGCCGACCTGGCGCGCGTTCGGGTAGAGGGCGCTGGACCCGGCGAGGCCGCGCTCGGCGACCATGCGCCGCTGCTCGGGGTCGTTCGGGTCGGCCTGGAACGCCACCCGGATGACGACAAAGGGCTTCTGCAGGTCCTTGATGGTGTACTTCTGTCGGATCCCCAACTCGCGGATCGCGGCGTTCTTGGCCTTGCTCTCGCAGACCCGAGCGCCGTTCTTGCGCGCCTGGATGATCTGTCGTTCGTCGAATCCCTTGAGCGCCGGGCTCCCGTCGCGGAGGTCCAACTCGAAACTCGCGTCGACGTTCTGCCTGGACCCGTCGGATGCGACATACCACCCGACCGCCCTGAAGGACCAGAGGTAGCGTTCCTTTCTGTCGTCGGTTTGCCCGACGCTCGTGTCCCATGTGATTCCGGCCGCCTGGGAAATTCGGCGCAGCCCCACCTTGCCGATCGCGGCCTCGCCAGCCGACAGCCAGGGCACCCCGCGGCCATCCCGAGGGTCCGGGGGGGCGCTGTAGATTTCGCCGCCGATGCCCTTCTTGTCGACGGTCGTGTCGAGCACGACGAGCGTCGCCCGTGCGGCGTACTGCGGCGGGAGTGCCGACAAATCGACCGGGCTCAGAACGTGCGCGTACTGCTGCCACTCGCGGATCTTTGCCGACAGGACGGCCATGTCGGTGATGACTCCGCGCGTCGACTCTTCGAGCCGCGCCAACGCCGTCGTGTTGTCGCCGGCGCGGGGATCTTTCGGTTGGTCTGCCATGACTACTTCTCCTGAATTTCGATTTCACGAACGCGGGCGGGCACGACGTCTTCGAACTCGGCGTCGAGGACGTGTCCGTAGTAGGCATCGACGATCTCGCGCTCTGGTTGTGGGCGGTCCGGGTCGTTCTGCAGCTTGAGGACGGCCAGGATCAACCGCTTGGCTGTCAGCCGGTCGAGTCCCGGGTAGTGGTGGGCTACGACCTTGCGCGCCCGCAGCATCTCCGGGGGCTCCGGTGGCGGGTCGAACGCCCGCATGAACGACTCGATCGCCACGAGTGGACCCATGTAGGGTGCGTGCGGTAACCTGTTGTTGTCGGGCACGGGCACCTCCTTTGCTCTGCCTGATGGGCCGCGCTGTCACGCGGCCTTTGCTGTCTCCAAGGCGGGGCGGGCGGAACCGCGCCGGACCATCCGGCGCTTCATTCGGGGACTTGTCGGGGCCGACGCAGCCGCCCAGTGTCCCGCCCACCCCTGTCAGCCGTTCCCAGTCGGCTGCATCTCGTCTACCCGACGCGGCGGCGGCTCGTCGCGGCGCCGCCCAACTCTGCCTTCACCATCGCGCGCTGGCCGACCGCCTCGAAGATGAGGCGGAGCCACTGAATCGCGCTTTCTGGCACCACCGGCACGCCGAACCGCGCCACGAAGCGCGCGGCGAACGCGCGCCCGACGGGCGGATCCAGCAGGAGCAAGCGATCGGCGAAGACGTGCGCGTCGCCGTGGACCATGCGGCTGATTGCCGCTTCGTCGCACTTCAGGGCGGCAGCCACTTCCTGCGGCGTGGTCCCGACGTCGCGCATCGCGCCCTGGAACATCTCGCCGATTTCGCGTGATTGCTCGTTCAACATGGCTGCCCTCGCTCACTCGCAATTTCCTTGCGAGCATTCCGCCCGGTCGCAAGACGTTTGTGAGCACACGTGTTCCGAATGTCCTACCGTGGAACCGTGCGACGCACGACCAGCCCGACGACGACGCGGCGATCCGAGCGCGGTGCGGTGCATCGCCTCGCGGACGCGCGCGGGTTCGAACCGATTGGTGGTGCCGGCGATGGGCGGGACCATCGGGGTCCCCGCGTCGGCTCGACGCTTGAACGTGCGTTTCGATACGCCAAGGACCGCACAGACCTGCGCGAGGTCCATCGCCGGCTCGATGGGATGCAGGGGGGCCATCATGCCGCCTCCGTCGAGCGCAACAGGTAGCGGCGGACGGAGTAGCCGAGTGCGTCAGCCAGGACCTTCGCCGTCTGGGCCGTCTGGCGCTCTCCCGAAAGGAATCGAATGACGGTCATGTCGGCAACTCCGGCCCGCTGCGCGAAGGTCGATTTATTCCAGCCCTTCAGCGCCATGTCCTCGGCCATCAGTTGCGCGTTGAATCTCACAAGCGGGGTGCGTGTTCGCATTGCAAACAGGAGATTACGCTCTGGCGCTCGCAATGTCAACAACTATTTCCAACCGCTGTCAACAATGCAAACAGGGGAAGTGGTACCATCGCCGCACATGCCAGAGCGCCCTGTCTTCCATGCTGCCTTTGGCCAATTCCTCAAGGAATTGCGCGAGAAGCACGGGCTGACGCAGAGCAAGGCGGCGGGGATTGCCAAGCGGCGGGGGACCCCTGCGATCACTAGACAGGTCCTAATCCAGCTTGAGGATGGGCGGGTCAAGAGCCTAAAGCCCGAAGTGCTGAAGGGGCTCGCGGCGCTCTATGAAGAGGAATACGAGCACCTGGTCCGCCGATGGGTCACCGCTCAGTACGGCGTGGACATCGCAACCGAGGCCCCGCTGCCGGCCGGAGCCAGGGTGCTCTCAGTGAACGAGGCTGAGTGGTTGAAGCGCCTCGAGGCGTTGTCCGAGCCGGACAGGGAAATGGTGAGGGGCTTCATCGACAGGATGCTCGGCCGAGGCGTATCGAACGGCGCCGAGTTTCCCGTCGGCCAGAACATCGAGCGTCGCTCCGGCAAGGATCGTCGTGCTAGCTGAGTGGCGGACGAGGCGGAGCCTTTAGGGGCAACGCGGGGGTACTTATGATGTGGATAGCCTGGTGCGCGCTGGTTGGCCAGTTGTCTGTTCCACAGACCCCGGTTCGGGTGGTGTGGAGCGGAACCGATGTAGTTGGAGGCCAGGTGGCTTCTGCCGTCCGCGACGCGATCGCCGTGTCGCCTCGATACCGATCGGTCGACACCTTCCCGCCGGGAACCATAACGATCATGGTGGCTACGCTGGACACCAACGAACGAGGCGTCTCCGGCGTCAAGTCAGCGGTGTCAGTCGCCTTTGTCGGCATCACGGAGCCGCGCAACTACTTCGGCGGGCATCTCTACGTGAGCGGCATTGACCGTGTTGGCGACCTGGGGCGCGGCATCCTCTCCGATCTCGACAATGACGTCTCAAACAGGCGGCGCGAGATCGCCACAAAGTGAGCCCGCGTACCGGCCCGCGCGTCCGCATTGGCAAGTGCCTCTACCGTGACGCCACGGGCCTATCCGCCGTCGTCAACGTCGGCGACCTGACCCGCGAGCGACGGTTTCCGCTCGAGACGCCGCGCGACCGGGTCAAGCTGTGGCAGGACGAGACCCGCGTCGCGCTGAGAAAGACGGTGTCGTCGCCGACGCGCGGGACCTTCGCGGCCGACGCCGCGCGCTACCTCCGGGCCGTGAAAGCGATGGCCGGCATCGACGAGCGGACGAAACAGATCGAGGCCTGGGTCGGCGAGATCGGCCATCGTTACCGTGACCGAATCGCGTCGAGCGAGATTCGCGCGGTCCTCGAGCGGTGGAAGGAAGAGAAGGGTTGGTCGAGCTCGACGCTGAATCACTACCGGACGGCCGTTCAGCACTTGTGGAACGTGCTCGACGGCAAGGGCGAGAAGAACCCGGTCCGCGGCGTGCCGCGCTACCGTGAACCGGACGCGGCGCCGCGGGGTCTGCCGTGGCCCGCCGTTCTGTCGATCCTCCGCGCCATGCCGCCGAGCGTCACGCGCCTGCGCCTGGCGATCATGGCAACGACCGGGCTTCCTCATAGCACGCTCGGCCGGCTGGCGCACGCCGACGTTGACCTCGAGGCGCGGGTCTACCGTCGGCCTGGCCGTCAGAAGGGAGCGGGCGCGGTCGGCGCGCTGATGCCGCTCTCGAGGAGGGCTGCCGCCTACTTCCGATTGCTCGATCGCGCGGGTGGGTGGGGACCGTTCTCACGGGGCTCGCTGCGGCTGTCGTTCCTCCGGGCGTGCCGGGCGGCCGAGGCCGCCGCGGCGAAGGCTGGCGACAGGCTCGACCTGGCGGGCGTTCGCCCCTACGACCTCCGGCACTCGTTCGGCACGGCGGTCCTTCAGGCGACGGGGGATCTCCAGGCGACCAAGGAGCTGTTGGGGCACGCCGCGTTGAGCACGACCCTACGATACACGCGGGCGTCGGTCGCGCCGTCCGTCCTCGAGGCGCAGGCGAAAGTCGACCGCATTACGGCACCGAATCGTGGCACCGGAAAGCGTAAGAGAGAGCGCGTCCAGCAAGTCGTTTAGCACTAACACGTTACGTCACGTGCGCCCGTAGCTCAGATGGATAGAGCACCGGCCTTCTAAGCGAAATCTGGCCGTCCAGCCTTCGGCCACTTCCACGATTATCACGACAACGTGCGGCGTCGGCTGGCCCTGGCTGGCCACTACTGGCCACGCTCGGACGGCTAATTGTGGCACCGCATCGTGGCACGACGCGAGATCGTGGCACCGACGAGGATGAACAGGGGGACGGCTGCGCTGGCGGCCCTGCCACGAGCCGGACGCTGGACGGTGTCTAGGGGGTCCGGCGGTCCGCGTCGATTCTAGGGCCGCCTGCGCGGTCGGGTGGCCCGCTAGTCGACGAGGGTAGCCACTGGCAGTTCGAACGCCGACCGGTACGGTTCGGGATATTTCACCGTGACCCGATCGCCGGCTTGAACGCTGAGCGGGCCGTGAACGTTGAACAAGGAGCACGCGCCGTTGGCGGCCGGCCGAAAGCTGACGGTGATCGGCCTGGGCTCCTCCCGCGTACCGTCATCGTGGATGCACGTCACGGTCGCCGCTGGCGGGTCGCAGCTGGTGATGGTGATCTGGTACGTCACAAGTTCTCCCCGTTAGCCGAGATGCCGCCGAGCCGCGCAAGAAGCGTCTGCGCCATGGCCGGCTCACACCCGCGCTGAACGAGCCAGCCCTGCGCCTTCTCCTTTGAGACGACGGCAGATTCTTCCCCCGCCCACAGTTGAACCGAAAGAACGCGCACGCATCCAAAGGCGCGGTAGCCTGAGCGCACGCAAAAACGGGCGTCAGGCGTTTCGGCCGTGAGCGGGCCAGGGACGAACGTGCCGGCGGGAAGGTTTTGCCTCATTGGCATAAGTATGCGCCTGTCCATAATGAGTGGCGAATCCTGGCCAGCCGCAGGGCCACTTCTGGGCTGCCCGCTAATCGACAAGGGTGATGACCGGCAGTTCGAACGCCGACCGGTACGGTTCGGGATATTTCA contains:
- a CDS encoding tyrosine-type recombinase/integrase codes for the protein MSPRTGPRVRIGKCLYRDATGLSAVVNVGDLTRERRFPLETPRDRVKLWQDETRVALRKTVSSPTRGTFAADAARYLRAVKAMAGIDERTKQIEAWVGEIGHRYRDRIASSEIRAVLERWKEEKGWSSSTLNHYRTAVQHLWNVLDGKGEKNPVRGVPRYREPDAAPRGLPWPAVLSILRAMPPSVTRLRLAIMATTGLPHSTLGRLAHADVDLEARVYRRPGRQKGAGAVGALMPLSRRAAAYFRLLDRAGGWGPFSRGSLRLSFLRACRAAEAAAAKAGDRLDLAGVRPYDLRHSFGTAVLQATGDLQATKELLGHAALSTTLRYTRASVAPSVLEAQAKVDRITAPNRGTGKRKRERVQQVV
- a CDS encoding SMC family ATPase; its protein translation is MRLEALTVKGILRFADEVVIDFRALPTGLVALVGPNGAGKSTLLEAPLAALYRRFASRDGEIVDYAHDRDSFVEAVFSFDDGARYHARLNVDGVRRLSEAVLSRETVDGAMDPVNDGKVSTYDIAVAEAFPRLDVLLASAFASQNRAGSFVTLDRKGRKQLFATLLGLDHYEAMADIARKAASLAETSRNKLVVLRDFLQGQTGPEQGQALADEMTRITACGVAAVGRQTELRAAIADAEAQLATVADQAAAYALANQRVQVVEREHLGALATVDRLSTSRSALDGALTLERRRIEVTRNRAIVDLDARQAKSGRTLEDERAAIDAKLTAALQELDGRLKNNRDLVAMADTIRAAVKRAADLAVILADEARVQQNLRDAITAIDTRDRDVLVPNLAKGQRAQQDCQRAEADCALLGKVPCGGAGEFAACQFLVNAKAAEAKIPDLKTAAAAVPTAEAERRRVAAERADLRGKLDISIAAQAKLALERNDLLETVKLEPKLAAAEARIHELQQQRIETTATAEADIKAAEMRAADRAEDIGADRIGAQDRYEEELGNVNDRAASARAKLDAEVAAAEAALVVAAGQYVAAKDALAATAAGNQQAATLQATLTGLRARWDETTRALADVDAAERALAQHRADLTARRADLADVSTRLTAIDTELLEWQTLAKALGRDGLPVLEIDAAGPTVTAFANDLLTSCYGPRFSVELVTQEAKASGKGVKESFEVKVLDNERGGDARDLGDLSGGEQIVVDEALKNAISLYINTRNGNPIRTCWRDETTGPLDPENASRYVPMLRRVLEVGGFERIYFISHNADAAAMADAQLRFEDGRVTVALPPYAD
- a CDS encoding HNH endonuclease; the encoded protein is METTIPRGLCQCGCGQKTTIAAQSSTRLGYIKGEPKPYVLGHGPQTRPALTEAPLCACGCGQVLPLAKYRSHQAIYVHGHNPSAVLVRENIVKRFWARVRKTDACWEWTGSTRHFGHGHLNVSGRRVLAHRFSWELANGPIPPGLQINHHCDNPPCVRPDHLYLGTQADNTRDRVERGRSRGGRRPSARRSA
- a CDS encoding metallophosphoesterase, whose amino-acid sequence is MTHEIVAIGDLHLQSTHPRNQARLDALDAVINDGLALPALAAWVLLGDLFHGRSSPADRAALAERLQRMATAAPVCALVGNHEQTGDTTIFSKLSAAWPIAVADQPIVIQLPTPTSAILTVACLPYPSRGGLIAAGTTADQTLQVGDEYLRDILRSFGVGLAGAALPLFAGHINIGGAVVSSGQPNIGRELELDVAALDLLGDVPKVLGHIHAPQEIGGAWYAGSICPMDFGEHEAKRTVVIRYTDDRGAWEHELESRPVDTPRLFRARGVLSREGFTLEPSADYPESWAGCEVKVTYTFAASEREVLDHASVRARFADALRLEVEPVAVPDRALRAPEVAAAHTLPDKLKAWGNVSNAAITDGVLAKLGALEHQDPAQIIADVTSRLSALETLARQEVSHAA
- a CDS encoding helix-turn-helix domain-containing protein → MAEDMALKGWNKSTFAQRAGVADMTVIRFLSGERQTAQTAKVLADALGYSVRRYLLRSTEAA
- a CDS encoding helix-turn-helix domain-containing protein; the protein is MPERPVFHAAFGQFLKELREKHGLTQSKAAGIAKRRGTPAITRQVLIQLEDGRVKSLKPEVLKGLAALYEEEYEHLVRRWVTAQYGVDIATEAPLPAGARVLSVNEAEWLKRLEALSEPDREMVRGFIDRMLGRGVSNGAEFPVGQNIERRSGKDRRAS